In Janthinobacterium agaricidamnosum NBRC 102515 = DSM 9628, the DNA window TTGGGCTGTACATGCAGCCGGAACTCATCGCGCTCGATGGCCTTGCGCAATTCGCTGAGCAGCGACAAGCTCTTGTCGCTGCCCTTGTCCATCGCCGCGTCATACACCACCGCGCCATCGTTGCGCTGCTTGGCCGCATACATCGCCACTTCGGCCATGCTCATCAGCGCCGCCGCCGAATTGGCGTGCAGCGGGAAACCGGCGATGCCGAGGCCGGCGCCGATATCGACCATCTGGTCGTCCAGCGACAGCGGCGTTTCCAGCGCCCGCAAGATCGCGCCGGCCACCACTTGCGCCTGTTCCAGTTCGGCACCCGGCAGCAGGATCGCGAACTCATCGCCGCCCAGCCGCGCCACCTGCGCCGCATGAAAGCGGATCGCCGTCAATTGTTCCTGCAAGCGCCCGGCCACCTGGCGCAGCAACGCATCGCCAAAACCGTGGCCCATGACGTCGTTGACATGTTTAAAACGGTCCAGGTCCATCATCAGCACGAAGATCGGCTGGCCGCGCCGCGCCGCCTCGACCAGCGCATCGTCGAGCAACAGCACGAACTGGGCGCGGTTCGGCAAATTGGTCAGCGTATCCCAATACGCCAGCCGGCGGATTTCCTGCTCGCGCTTGGCGATCCCTTCGCGCATGCTGTTAAACGCTTGCGCCAGCGCACCGATCTGGTCATTCCGGTTCAAATCGATACTGGCCTTGTAATCGCCCTGCTCCAGCCGCTTGGCGGTATCGGCCAACTGGCTCAGCGGCTGGGCGATGCGTTTGGCCGTCAAGATGCTGGCCACGCTGGCGACCGCGATGCCCAGCATCGTCAAGCCCAGCAGCAAGCGTTGCAAGCTGGAATATTCGGCGGTGGCTTCATCGATCGAACGGGTCAGTACCACGCTGGCGACCTGGCCGGCGTCCTCGCCGATCAGCAGCAGCCGCGCACTGTATTTGCTGCCCTGGATATCCAGGTCGAACGGCACCGATGGCGCGGCCTTCATCGATTGGAGTTGCGCCACCACCGGATTGACGGCGACGGCCGGCAAGGTCGAGGCGGTCGACAGCCAGGCGCCGGCCACGTCGCGGGTCAGGATGTCGACTTGCAGCGACGAAATCTCGCGCATTTCATTGGCCAACTGATGATCGATCGGAAACGCCATCACGACATAGGCAATCGTGATCGGCGCGCGCACCGGCACCACCACGATTTGATACGGCCGCCGGCCGACGATGGCGATGCCGTCCGCGCCTTCCGACGCTTCGGCCTGGTCGAGCATGCTGAGCACCAGTTTTTCCAGGCCGGCCGATTGCCTCTCGTCGGTCGACACCTTGATTTGATGCTCGGCGCTGACCAGCATCGTCAGCGATGCGTTGATGCGCCGTCCACTATTTTCCAGCGCCGACTGGATGGTGGCGCGGTCGTCGTTTTCATCGTTGCCGATGGCTTCCACGAAGGCCCGGTCGCGCGCCAGCACGCTGGCGCCAAAACGCAGCTTTTGCGCATTCTGGTCGAGCAGGCGGCGGAATACCTTGGCGCCATTACCCAGCTCGCTGCTGATGGCGCGCCGCGCATTGCTGTCGATGCCCTGGCGGATCGCCACCAGGCCAGACAATTGCACGACCACGATCAACACCAGGAACAGCGTGACAATGCGGCTTTCGAGACTACGGAAACGCATGCAGCGGCCTAGTGCGCGGCAGCGGCGACATCGCCGGTGGCGACGGCTTTCAAGGCCAGTTTAAAGGTGGCCTTTTGCGCTTCGGCCCCCTTGACCACCAATACTTGTTCGGAAGGCTGGCCGCCGGTACTTTGATAATGCCATGCTTTCAAAATATATTTACCCGCCGGCAGCTCGATCCTGGCGTCGCCCGCTTCATCGGTCTTGGCGTAATACGGGGTGTCGACGACACGGATATAGGCCAGCATCTTGTCGTGGATATTGCAGCCCAACACGACTGTACCGGGCTTGTCGAACACTTGCCGGGCGGCGGCATCGCCGGCGTACAGCTTTTGGTCGAATTTCTTCGGCGCCGAAAAGGAATAGATGTGGTGCCGCACCTTGTCATTGTTCGGGAAGGAAATCGTGCTGCCGGTCTGTATCACCGTCATCAGCGGCACGAACTTCAAGCTCTTTTGCGCAATTTCGCCGGCGCGCAAGGTTTTAGGCGTCGCCCCGCCATCCGGTTCAGCATACACCGCCACATCCGGCAAGACTTTGCCATTGGAATCGAACACTTGCACCTCAACGGCGCTGGCGGCCGCACCGCCCGACACAGCCAGCAAACAAGCCAGCGAGGCGGTGGACACTAAAACTTTGGACAACATGGGCTGACTCTCTGGTTGGGCTGTCAAAAAGGCAAAAAAAGTAGCTAGCTAGACAAAATGCGCTGCCTCGTATTGTAGCGCTTGCGTAAAAGCAAGCGTAAGCAGATTTGCCCTGTATCACTGATTTTAATTTGAAATATTTCCGTAAATCATAAAGTTGTCATGGACTTGTCATAAAGCCTGATTAACATAGCCAAGTTGACCATGGCCCCGTGTCGACAACCTTGTCAGGTGCCATGCCAACCACCCCCTCTTTGTGCCCAGGCTATCCAAGTGAACAATATCGTGACCCTGCCCCAGGCGCCGGCGGCCGCAACAGCGCCGCCATCCAACGTGGCTTATTTGAAAGCCGCCACCAGCCATGCGATCGACAGCAAGACCAGCGACGACCTGGCCGGAGTACATTTGCTGGAAATTATCGCCGAACGCAATCTGACTGCGCTGTTCCAGCCGATTATCCAGATGCACAGCGGCGAAATCATCGCTTACGAAGGCTTGATACGCGGCCCGTCGGACAGTCCGCTGCATGCGCCGATGAATTTGTTCAAGATCGCCCGCGCCCACAAGCTGAGCCTCGAAGTCGAGCATCTATGCCGCCAGGTGGTGCTGGAATGTTTTGCGCAACTGGATTTGCCAGGCAAGTTATTCTTGAACGTCAGTCCGGAATGCTTGCTGGCGCACAATGCGCGGCATGGCGACACGCTGGAATACATCGAACAAATCGGCATCAATCCGGAGCGCGTGATCATCGAGCTGACCGAAAACCAGCCGACCTATGACTATGACTTGATGCGCGAGGCGGTGCTGCATTACCGCAATATGGGCTTTCAAATCGCTATCGACGACCTCGGCGAAGGTTTTTCCAGCCTGCGCCTGTGGTCGGAATTGCGGCCGGAATATGTCAAGATCGACATGCATTTTATCCAGGGCATCAATCACGACCCGGTCAAGCTGCAATTCGTGCGCTCGATCCAGGAAATCGCCGAAAAATCCGGCACGCTGGTGATCGCCGAAGGCATCGAAACTCAAACCGAGCTGCTGGTCTTGCGCGACCTCGGCGTGGCGTTCGGCCAGGGCTACCATCTGGGCCGTCCGCATGCGGTCCCGGCCAGGGAGTTGCCGGCCGAAGTCGTCAAGGCGCTGGGGCGCAATGGCGTTGCGGTATATCCCCAACGTAGCGGATTCGAGAAAAACGCGGTGACTATCTTAAAACTCTTGCACCGCGTGCCGTCGGTGCCGTCAACCACCAATAACAATGAAGTCTACGAAATTTTCGTCAAGGACCCGAAGCTGATGATCATCCCGGTAGTCGACGATGGCGTGCCGCAAGGCCTGATCAGCCGCTTCGACATGATCGACCATTTCGCCCGCCCGTATCAGCGTGAACTGTACGGCAAGAAGTCGTGCCGGCTGTTCATGGACGCCAAGCCGCTGATCGCCGACCAGGATACCAGCCTGCAAGACTTGAGTTTCATCATGGTGCAGGCCGACGCCCATCATTTGTTCAACGGCTTCATCATCACCGACCAGGGCCGCTACCTGGGCATGGGCACCGGCCACGATTTGATGCGCGAAATCACGCAAATGCAAATCAATGCGGCGCGCTACGCCAATCCGCTGACACAGCTGCCGGGCAATGTGCCGATCAACGAACACATCGACCGTTTATTGCAAAGCGGCACGCGCTTCTGGGTATGCTATTGCGACCTGGACAATTTCAAGCCGTTCAACGATGTCTACGGCTACCGCAAGGGCGACGACGTGATCCAGCTGACCGGGCAAATCCTCAGCGAACATTGCGATCCGAACCGCGATTTCATCGGCCATATCGGCGGCGACGACTTCATGATACTGTTCCAGAGCGAGGATTGGGAAAGCCGCTGCAACGCCATGCTGGAGCGGTTTGCGTTCGGCATACAAGATTTTTACAGCATCGACGACCGCGAGCGCGGCGGTTACCTGAGTGAAGACCGGCAAGGGAAAAAAGTGTTTTATTCGCTGATCAGCCTGTCGCTGGGCGTGATCAAGGTCGAGGCGCGCCAGTATTACACGCACCACCAGATCGCCACGGCGGCGGCCGAAGCGAAGAAACAAGCCAAGAAAATCCACGGCAACAGCCTGTTCCTGGACCGCCGCCAGCAAACCGCGCCGCGCCCTGCCGGCTGCGCAGAGACGGAGTAGCCTGGCCGGCAGCCGCGCCGAGCAGGCACACGGCGAGGCCAGCGCCCGGCCAGCAATCACGCATCAGGAATCAGGCAGGGCCGGGTGGCTGCGGTGCCATTGCACGGTCAAGTCTTGCGCCGAGCCGATTTCATCGGGCGACAGCCTGCCGCCGATGACGCTTTTATTGCTGTTGGCGGTTTCGTCGCCCGCCTCGGCGGCCAGCGAAATCCACATATAACAGCGCACCGGATCCTTGCTGACGCCGCGCCCGCTGTTATACATGCCGCCCAGGTTATATTGGGCCAGCGCATGGCCCTGGTCGGCGGCACGGTTATACCAGCTTACCGCCAGCGCATCGTCTTGCGGCACGCCCTGGCCGTTGGCATACATCACGCCCAGGTTATTTTGCGCGCTGGCGTCGCCCTGTTCGGCCGCCGTGCGGTACCACAACACGGCTTGCTTATCATCGCGCTCGACGCCGTGGCCATTCGCATACATCACGCCCAGGTTGAATTGCGCATTCGCCGCGCCCTGTTCGGCGGCCTTGCGGTACCACAACAACGCCTGCCGCAAGTCGCGCTCGATGCCGCGCCCGCCGGCATACATGCCGCCCAGGTTGTATTGCGCCAGCGCATGACCTTGCAAGGCGGCCCGCTCATACCAGGCCAGCGCCTCGCTTTCATCCTGCGCCACGCCCTGGCCGCGCGCCAGCATTACACCGAGATTGAATTGCGCGTCAGCATCGCTTTTCTCGGCCGCGCGCAGCAGCCATGCATAGGCGCGCAACTGGTCTGGCGCGACGCCCTTGCCTTCCGCATACGCCACGCCCAGTTGGCGCTGCGCCACCGCCATGCCTTGCGCTGCCGCCTGGCGGAACCAGGCCAGCGCCTGCACATCGCTTTGCGGCACGCCCTGGCCGCGCTTGTACACCAGCCCCAGGTTCAATTGCGCCATGGCATCGCCCTGCAAGGCGGCCTTGCGGAACCACGCCAGCGCCAGCGCATCGTTTTGCTTAGCCCCGCGGCCCAGCGAATACGCTTCGCCCAGCAGCGATTGGGCGCTGGCCACGCCTTGCTCGGAAGCGCGGTAAAACCAGGCCAGCGCCATTTCATCGTTTTGCCGCACGCCACGGCCTTTTTTATACATTTGTCCCAGGTTTTGCTGCGCCGAGGCATCGCCTTGCGCGGCGGCGCGGCGGAACCACAGCACCGCGTCGGCGTCGCTCTGGCTGATACCGCGGCCGTAGTAATACATCGCCCCCAAATGGTTCTGGGCAAACGCCAAACCTTGCAAGGCGGCCAGGCGCAGCCAGATAAAGGCGCGCTCGTCGTCTTGCGCGATGCCTTCGCCTTTTTTATACATCAAACCGAGATTAAATTGCGCGTAAGGATTGCCTTGCTCGGCGGCCGTGCGAAACCAGACATAAGCCTGGTAACTATCCTTGGCTGTATGACGATTGTCCATGCGCATCCCCTGCACTCAGATCAACATCGAATAGGTCCGCCACACGACCGGCCGCCGGTAAAAAGACGACGGATCAGGGCAAAGAAATATGTGTTGCCTAAATTATAAAACCAGCCAGACGCTTGGGTTTGATTGCGCGCAAGAGAGATATCAAATTATTATTAATTTGACGAGCTCGTTTCACCTGGTCGATGCGGCTTGCTTTTGCAGGAATTGCGGCACCTTGGCCGCGGCGAGACGGTTCAGCGCCACCAGCAGGTCCGGGTCGACATCGGCGATGCCGTAAGTGCGGCCCAGATGGCGACCGATATGGATCAATACCTGGGCCGCCACTTCCGCATCCGATTCGGCCCGGTGGGCCGCGCTGTTGAAGGCAATGCCAAGCTGGCTGGACAGCAAGCCCAGCTTGTAGCTGGACATGCCGGGAAACACCCGCCGCGACAATTTCAGCGAGCACACCAGGCTTTGGTGGGCCGGCGCCAGCCCGAGCCGGGCGCTTTCGGCGCGCAGGAATTTTTCATCGAAACTGGCGTTGTGGGCCGACAAGGCGTCGTTGCCGATAAAGTCCAGCAAGCGCGGCACCACCTGCGCCACCGGCGGCGCGCCATCGACCATGGCCTGGCTGATGCCGGTCAGGCCGGTGATGAACGACGGGATCCGCACATTGCAATTGATCAACGACACATAACGATCCACCACTTGCCCGTTAACGATGCGCAAGGCGGCCACTTCGGTGATGCGGTCGCCCATGTCGGGCGACAAACCGGTGGTTTCAAAGTCGATCATGACGATCGGTTTTTCAAACACATTCATCGACAATCTTTCATGCTGTGTACTACGGTTGCAGGCAAGTAAACAGCGATTATCCGGCGCGGCCCGGCATTACGCAAACTTGCGCACCGCATCCAGCGCCAAACCGGCGCCGATGCTGCCAAACAAATCGCCCTCGACCTTGCGCGCGGCCGGCACCAGCGCCGCGATCTGCTGGCGCAGCAAGCCCACGCCGCTGGAACCGCCGGTGAAAAACACGGTATCGACCTGTTCCGGCTTGACGCCCGCGTCGCGCAGCAAGTTCAGCACGGTTTGTTCGACCGAGCCGCACAGATGGCCGATCGCCTCGTTGAATTGCGAACGCTGCAAGGTCAGGCTGTGCGCCGGCCGCAAGCGATCCAGTTCCAGCTGCACTTCGGCGCTATCGGACAAGGCGATCTTGCCCTCTTCGACCTTCATCGCCAGCCAGTGGCCGGCGCGCTCGTCGATCAGCTTTTGCAGGCGGCCCATCTTGTCTTGCTCGCGCGCATCGCGGCACACATCGGCCAGTTGCACCCAGATTTTCTTGGTGTAGGCCAGGTTGATGGTGTGCCAGGTGGCCAGGTTGAAATAATAGCTGGACGGCACTTCGCTATTATTATTCAGGCGGCTGCCATAACCGAGCAAAGGCATCACCGACGACAAGCTCAGGTATTTATCGAAATCGGTGCCGCCGATATGCACCCCGCCGTTGGCCAGGATATCCTCGCGCCGCTCCACTTTTCCGGCCCGTTCCGGCGACAGGCGCACCAGCGAAAAGTCCGAAGTACCGCCGCCGATGTCGGCGATCAGGACCAGTTCTTCGCGGTCGATCTGCGACTCGTAGTCGAAGGCCGCCGCGATCGGTTCAAATTGAAACGCGACATCCTTGAATCCGACCGAACGGGCCACCTCGGCCAGCGTATCCTGGGCCAGCTGGTCGGCGACGGGATTATCGTCGATGAAGAACAC includes these proteins:
- a CDS encoding tetratricopeptide repeat protein translates to MDNRHTAKDSYQAYVWFRTAAEQGNPYAQFNLGLMYKKGEGIAQDDERAFIWLRLAALQGLAFAQNHLGAMYYYGRGISQSDADAVLWFRRAAAQGDASAQQNLGQMYKKGRGVRQNDEMALAWFYRASEQGVASAQSLLGEAYSLGRGAKQNDALALAWFRKAALQGDAMAQLNLGLVYKRGQGVPQSDVQALAWFRQAAAQGMAVAQRQLGVAYAEGKGVAPDQLRAYAWLLRAAEKSDADAQFNLGVMLARGQGVAQDESEALAWYERAALQGHALAQYNLGGMYAGGRGIERDLRQALLWYRKAAEQGAANAQFNLGVMYANGHGVERDDKQAVLWYRTAAEQGDASAQNNLGVMYANGQGVPQDDALAVSWYNRAADQGHALAQYNLGGMYNSGRGVSKDPVRCYMWISLAAEAGDETANSNKSVIGGRLSPDEIGSAQDLTVQWHRSHPALPDS
- a CDS encoding PolC-type DNA polymerase III, producing the protein MNVFEKPIVMIDFETTGLSPDMGDRITEVAALRIVNGQVVDRYVSLINCNVRIPSFITGLTGISQAMVDGAPPVAQVVPRLLDFIGNDALSAHNASFDEKFLRAESARLGLAPAHQSLVCSLKLSRRVFPGMSSYKLGLLSSQLGIAFNSAAHRAESDAEVAAQVLIHIGRHLGRTYGIADVDPDLLVALNRLAAAKVPQFLQKQAASTR
- a CDS encoding Hsp70 family protein, with protein sequence MANACGVDFGTSNSTVGWVRPGHPVMLGLEDGKTTLPSVVFFNAEDEEVSFGRAALAGYLAGYEGRLMRSLKSLLGTSLIDGQTEVGGRALPFRLLLSQFIGEVKRRAEQSAGREFTSAVFGRPVFFIDDNPVADQLAQDTLAEVARSVGFKDVAFQFEPIAAAFDYESQIDREELVLIADIGGGTSDFSLVRLSPERAGKVERREDILANGGVHIGGTDFDKYLSLSSVMPLLGYGSRLNNNSEVPSSYYFNLATWHTINLAYTKKIWVQLADVCRDAREQDKMGRLQKLIDERAGHWLAMKVEEGKIALSDSAEVQLELDRLRPAHSLTLQRSQFNEAIGHLCGSVEQTVLNLLRDAGVKPEQVDTVFFTGGSSGVGLLRQQIAALVPAARKVEGDLFGSIGAGLALDAVRKFA
- a CDS encoding putative bifunctional diguanylate cyclase/phosphodiesterase, translated to MRFRSLESRIVTLFLVLIVVVQLSGLVAIRQGIDSNARRAISSELGNGAKVFRRLLDQNAQKLRFGASVLARDRAFVEAIGNDENDDRATIQSALENSGRRINASLTMLVSAEHQIKVSTDERQSAGLEKLVLSMLDQAEASEGADGIAIVGRRPYQIVVVPVRAPITIAYVVMAFPIDHQLANEMREISSLQVDILTRDVAGAWLSTASTLPAVAVNPVVAQLQSMKAAPSVPFDLDIQGSKYSARLLLIGEDAGQVASVVLTRSIDEATAEYSSLQRLLLGLTMLGIAVASVASILTAKRIAQPLSQLADTAKRLEQGDYKASIDLNRNDQIGALAQAFNSMREGIAKREQEIRRLAYWDTLTNLPNRAQFVLLLDDALVEAARRGQPIFVLMMDLDRFKHVNDVMGHGFGDALLRQVAGRLQEQLTAIRFHAAQVARLGGDEFAILLPGAELEQAQVVAGAILRALETPLSLDDQMVDIGAGLGIAGFPLHANSAAALMSMAEVAMYAAKQRNDGAVVYDAAMDKGSDKSLSLLSELRKAIERDEFRLHVQPKIMLGSGQVVGVEALVRWVHPERGNVFPDEFIPFAEQTGFIRVLTRWVLEKSAALCQELIQQGVFLKISVNLSTRDLLDQDLPAKFADILLRHNLAPSSFCLEITESAIMDDPVRAQTTLERLHAMGVDLSIDDFGTGYSSLAYLKRLPVDELKIDKSFVLNMENDEGDTKIVRSTIDLGHNMGLRVVAEGIESEAVWRLLAELGCDQGQGYFMSRPIPADQLSGWLGKWRSPIIVGAAISDDEVTEAAK
- a CDS encoding methylamine utilization protein — encoded protein: MLSKVLVSTASLACLLAVSGGAAASAVEVQVFDSNGKVLPDVAVYAEPDGGATPKTLRAGEIAQKSLKFVPLMTVIQTGSTISFPNNDKVRHHIYSFSAPKKFDQKLYAGDAAARQVFDKPGTVVLGCNIHDKMLAYIRVVDTPYYAKTDEAGDARIELPAGKYILKAWHYQSTGGQPSEQVLVVKGAEAQKATFKLALKAVATGDVAAAAH
- a CDS encoding GGDEF domain-containing protein, which translates into the protein MDSKTSDDLAGVHLLEIIAERNLTALFQPIIQMHSGEIIAYEGLIRGPSDSPLHAPMNLFKIARAHKLSLEVEHLCRQVVLECFAQLDLPGKLFLNVSPECLLAHNARHGDTLEYIEQIGINPERVIIELTENQPTYDYDLMREAVLHYRNMGFQIAIDDLGEGFSSLRLWSELRPEYVKIDMHFIQGINHDPVKLQFVRSIQEIAEKSGTLVIAEGIETQTELLVLRDLGVAFGQGYHLGRPHAVPARELPAEVVKALGRNGVAVYPQRSGFEKNAVTILKLLHRVPSVPSTTNNNEVYEIFVKDPKLMIIPVVDDGVPQGLISRFDMIDHFARPYQRELYGKKSCRLFMDAKPLIADQDTSLQDLSFIMVQADAHHLFNGFIITDQGRYLGMGTGHDLMREITQMQINAARYANPLTQLPGNVPINEHIDRLLQSGTRFWVCYCDLDNFKPFNDVYGYRKGDDVIQLTGQILSEHCDPNRDFIGHIGGDDFMILFQSEDWESRCNAMLERFAFGIQDFYSIDDRERGGYLSEDRQGKKVFYSLISLSLGVIKVEARQYYTHHQIATAAAEAKKQAKKIHGNSLFLDRRQQTAPRPAGCAETE